A single window of Arcobacter venerupis DNA harbors:
- a CDS encoding autotransporter domain-containing protein: MNSFRVVDTRFRILKGGKIGLSLSIALITAMSTLGSINAYSETFFDGVTDGTTYTSGDVSARAKSDTGISSANYSSISTTENIIFKPDRVKSSYIGVNDFEPSGTSSVSQGTDGTISTTFMNKSDGTYLDINGDVTPNYDKLYYQTFTPSTAFTVTLDSGATVNNIIKQTSQYYSVNNTATYTIQNDSYTANLVFDGSNTVLGTTSIDDGNIKLNGSASFGGAVNAGSIDVDTTSNITFDSSVDLSAGTTDAMNFSQAGVVLLSDDFTGNVTSSSDNLGTLTVVGNSTGKEQIITGDIGTSTSSDINILNIGSNTVSSNYSKTVVNGNVFANSTVLNNNGTTNSSTLLLSDGSNITSTITTADSNMGILTLAGSSTVTGTVGSTGKLAEVNSGATGSTSTFTGTVNATNLTNTGTGTTTFKDDVTATTVNVNAGTTNFEKNLTATSTNITTGTGNFNTVSGSTNSNIVFSGAGTANLYGDLTGNIVTTSDNLGTVTFIGDGAGKAQTINGNIGSSITTDVNVLNIGESGVSSNYSTVTVNGDIFANSTVLNNNGTTNSSTLLLSDGSNITSTITTSDSNMGILTLAGTSTVNGQVGTDSNKLANVNAGANGKTATFTSDVYATNLNVTGTGAVDLNGSYKGTTLNYNADGSVNLADTKNITAAVTTTTNDTGTLNLLGTSTVNGQVGTDSNKLANVNAGANGKTATFTSDVYATNLNVTGTGAVDLNGSYKGTTLNYNADGSVNLADTKNITAAVTTTTNDTGTLNLLGTSTVNGQVGTDSNKLANVNAGANGKTATFTSDVYATNLNVTGTGAVDLNGSYKGTTLNYNADGSVNLADTKNITAAVTTTTNDTGTLNLLGTSTVNGQVGTDSNKLANVNAGANGKTATFTSDVYATNLNVTGTGAVDLNGSYKGTTLNYNADGSVNLADTKNITAAVTTTTNDTGTLNLLGTSTVNGQVGTDSNKLANVNAGANGKTATFTSDVYATNLNVTGTGAVDLNGSYKGTTLNYNADGSVNLADTKNITAAVTTTTNDTGTLNLLGTSTVNGQVGTDSNKLANVNAGANGKTATFTSDVYATSTNISSGEIKFESDLTSDVIALTSGAGVITFVGDTSGKTQTVTGNIGSSGNSINTLNIGDGGVGNYSKTVIDGNVYAANTVLNNDTTNNSTLELTDGSNITSTIKTSTDGQGILTFVGDSTATGTIGTDTEKLAQINAGADGKTVTFNSSINSNNLNITGDGTVVLADNANINAPISTTTNNEGTLTLNGTSTVSGDVGTSTKKLKEINAGVSGETVTFENAVNSTTLNVAAGTVNLNTVSGNTTSNIVFSDTGTVNLNGDLTGDINFSGNDAIVNVSDGKGILGSVQTLASNNTGILNYKGDGAISGNIGSSITNGIKELNINTNNEQNTPDGVIAGVVGLARELYADVVALENNATLTLLDNTNMLNSGLGSDKIFITTDVTNTGTLNFKGTSNITGQVGESNKVLNTINAGVTGETVTFNDMVYATTLKYSDNGTVVLNGNTTTDTSEGIIGTVDLNNTTGTLEIGDDVNLTTGTSGIQFANANDAILKFTGNSTITGVLGGNTTGNSTFERIYAGADGSTVTFKNDVYVEESNDTTLHVSGTGTVNFEGNLTGDLIYDADGTVNVSDAKSIIVSTVPTAVRTQTDNTGTLNFLGTTTLYSDIGTETKKLKDVTFALEGTSSDTYTQTINKNIYAQNTYIGNGSNSVTVNVSDDIIFGGNLDLKDNTTLNVSDNDITVKDTLTMASNSKINFKVYTTDLSAGQAVENADSGSITSNSLTMASDAKINIDYVGSWYGAGKYNLITSSSVSGTYYGTEANGLVSDNSIIDSIVKIDGTNLTLFADRTGGGSYDADDLYIVKSEIGDHYSNGASQALAGYANEANREGALADIIRDLEELQGGTTLSADKKAEMIKTQKLLAPVANNSGIQSTIIASNLVLSTIKDRMSDVRGSTSMDFIPYSGYSSGDYGLDNSLWIKALASKATQSKVKDYDGYDSKSTGFVAGYDRTLKDGTTVGVALAHSNTQIDQADFRKGDTSETKSTQLTIYTEQEFGDAYIDGLLSYAKHSTDATRTANSGQLSSSVDAEQLSAKIELGYRVYFEDIATLTPFTSIEYGTLNQKAYTEKGTKYQNDALKVDSVKMNKGTVGVGAKLTTNLNLGDALIIPELRLAVYNSIGDTNADIKAQYVGGGNQFVTPTEDLNKTIYNAGAGLNTTLSDSSSLIFGVDYDRSKDGKFVGYSGNVSFKLSF; the protein is encoded by the coding sequence ATGAATTCATTCAGAGTTGTAGATACGAGATTTCGTATCTTAAAAGGTGGAAAAATAGGATTATCACTGTCTATTGCTTTGATAACTGCAATGTCAACACTCGGTAGTATTAATGCTTACTCAGAAACTTTTTTTGATGGAGTAACAGATGGTACTACTTATACTTCTGGGGATGTTTCAGCTAGAGCAAAATCAGATACAGGTATTTCCTCTGCAAATTATTCAAGTATTTCAACGACAGAAAATATAATCTTTAAACCAGATAGAGTAAAATCTTCTTATATTGGTGTTAATGATTTTGAACCTTCAGGAACTTCATCAGTTTCACAAGGCACTGATGGAACTATATCAACAACTTTTATGAATAAATCTGATGGAACATATTTAGATATTAATGGTGATGTAACTCCAAATTATGACAAATTATATTACCAAACTTTTACTCCTAGTACTGCTTTTACAGTTACATTAGATTCAGGTGCAACAGTAAATAATATAATCAAACAAACTTCACAATATTATTCTGTAAATAATACGGCTACTTATACTATTCAAAATGATAGTTACACTGCAAATTTAGTTTTTGATGGTTCAAATACTGTTTTGGGAACTACAAGTATTGATGATGGAAATATCAAGTTAAACGGAAGTGCCTCTTTTGGAGGAGCCGTAAATGCTGGTTCTATAGATGTTGATACTACAAGTAATATTACCTTTGATTCATCAGTAGATTTATCAGCAGGAACTACAGATGCAATGAATTTTAGTCAAGCAGGAGTTGTACTTTTAAGTGATGATTTTACGGGAAATGTTACTTCAAGTAGTGATAATCTTGGAACACTAACCGTTGTAGGAAATAGTACTGGAAAAGAACAAATTATTACAGGAGATATTGGAACATCTACTTCTTCTGACATAAATATTTTAAATATTGGAAGTAACACTGTTTCATCAAACTATTCTAAAACAGTTGTAAATGGAAATGTATTTGCAAATAGTACAGTATTAAATAATAATGGAACAACAAATAGTTCAACTTTACTTTTGTCAGATGGTTCTAATATAACTTCAACAATAACAACAGCTGATTCAAATATGGGTATTTTAACTTTGGCTGGAAGCTCAACTGTAACAGGAACTGTGGGTTCAACAGGAAAATTAGCTGAGGTAAATTCTGGTGCAACAGGTTCAACTTCAACATTTACAGGAACAGTAAATGCTACAAATCTAACAAATACGGGTACAGGGACTACAACATTCAAAGATGATGTAACAGCAACAACAGTAAATGTAAATGCAGGAACAACAAATTTTGAAAAGAATTTGACAGCTACATCAACAAATATAACAACAGGAACTGGAAATTTTAATACAGTATCTGGAAGTACAAATTCAAATATAGTTTTTAGTGGAGCAGGAACAGCAAATTTATATGGTGATTTAACTGGGAATATAGTAACAACTTCAGATAACCTAGGTACAGTAACATTTATAGGTGATGGTGCAGGAAAAGCACAAACAATAAATGGAAATATTGGAAGCTCAATTACAACTGATGTAAATGTTTTAAACATAGGAGAAAGTGGAGTTTCTTCTAATTATTCTACAGTAACTGTAAATGGAGATATATTTGCAAACAGTACAGTATTAAATAATAATGGAACAACAAATAGTTCAACTTTACTTTTGTCAGATGGTTCTAATATAACTTCAACAATAACAACATCTGATTCAAATATGGGTATATTGACATTAGCAGGAACATCAACAGTAAATGGACAAGTAGGTACAGATAGTAATAAATTAGCAAATGTAAATGCAGGAGCTAATGGTAAGACAGCAACATTTACTTCAGATGTGTATGCAACAAACCTAAATGTAACAGGAACAGGAGCAGTAGATTTAAATGGAAGTTATAAAGGGACAACGCTAAATTATAACGCAGATGGAAGCGTAAATCTAGCAGATACAAAGAATATAACAGCAGCTGTAACAACAACTACAAATGATACAGGGACATTAAATCTATTAGGAACATCAACAGTAAATGGACAAGTAGGTACAGATAGTAATAAATTAGCAAATGTAAATGCAGGAGCTAATGGTAAGACAGCAACATTTACTTCAGATGTGTATGCAACAAACCTAAATGTAACAGGAACAGGAGCAGTAGATTTAAATGGAAGTTATAAAGGGACAACGCTAAATTATAACGCAGATGGAAGCGTAAATCTAGCAGATACAAAGAATATAACAGCAGCTGTAACAACAACTACAAATGATACAGGGACATTAAATCTATTAGGAACATCAACAGTAAATGGACAAGTAGGTACAGATAGTAATAAATTAGCAAATGTAAATGCAGGAGCTAATGGTAAGACAGCAACATTTACTTCAGATGTGTATGCAACAAACCTAAATGTAACAGGAACAGGAGCAGTAGATTTAAATGGAAGTTATAAAGGGACAACGCTAAATTATAACGCAGATGGAAGCGTAAATCTAGCAGATACAAAGAATATAACAGCAGCTGTAACAACAACTACAAATGATACAGGGACATTAAATCTATTAGGAACATCAACAGTAAATGGACAAGTAGGTACAGATAGTAATAAATTAGCAAATGTAAATGCAGGAGCTAATGGTAAGACAGCAACATTTACTTCAGATGTGTATGCAACAAACCTAAATGTAACAGGAACAGGAGCAGTAGATTTAAATGGAAGTTATAAAGGGACAACGCTAAATTATAACGCAGATGGAAGCGTAAATCTAGCAGATACAAAGAATATAACAGCAGCTGTAACAACAACTACAAATGATACAGGGACATTAAATCTATTAGGAACATCAACAGTAAATGGACAAGTAGGTACAGATAGTAATAAATTAGCAAATGTAAATGCAGGAGCTAATGGTAAGACAGCAACATTTACTTCAGATGTGTATGCAACAAACCTAAATGTAACAGGAACAGGAGCAGTAGATTTAAATGGAAGTTATAAAGGGACAACGCTAAATTATAACGCAGATGGAAGCGTAAATCTAGCAGATACAAAGAATATAACAGCAGCTGTAACAACAACTACAAATGATACAGGGACATTAAATCTATTAGGAACATCAACAGTAAATGGACAAGTAGGTACAGATAGTAATAAATTAGCAAATGTAAATGCAGGAGCTAATGGTAAGACAGCAACATTTACTTCAGATGTGTATGCAACATCTACTAATATATCTTCAGGAGAAATAAAATTTGAGTCAGATTTGACAAGTGATGTTATTGCCTTAACTTCTGGTGCTGGTGTCATAACTTTTGTTGGTGATACATCAGGAAAAACTCAAACTGTTACGGGAAATATTGGAAGTTCAGGTAATTCAATAAATACTTTAAATATTGGAGATGGAGGAGTAGGTAATTACTCTAAAACAGTAATAGATGGAAATGTATATGCAGCAAATACAGTTTTAAATAATGATACGACAAATAATTCTACGTTAGAACTAACAGATGGTTCAAATATAACTTCAACTATAAAAACTTCTACTGATGGTCAAGGTATTTTAACTTTTGTTGGTGATTCAACTGCAACTGGAACAATAGGAACTGACACAGAAAAATTAGCACAAATAAATGCTGGAGCTGATGGAAAAACAGTTACTTTTAATTCATCAATAAATTCTAACAACTTAAATATAACAGGCGATGGAACAGTTGTATTAGCTGATAATGCAAATATAAATGCTCCAATTTCAACAACTACAAATAATGAAGGAACACTAACTCTTAATGGTACTTCAACTGTAAGTGGAGATGTAGGAACAAGTACTAAAAAATTAAAAGAGATAAATGCAGGAGTATCTGGTGAAACAGTAACTTTTGAAAATGCTGTAAATTCTACAACTTTAAATGTAGCTGCAGGGACAGTAAATTTAAATACAGTATCAGGAAATACAACATCAAATATAGTTTTTTCTGATACAGGAACTGTAAATTTAAATGGTGATTTAACAGGAGATATTAATTTTTCAGGTAATGATGCAATCGTAAATGTATCAGATGGAAAGGGTATTTTGGGTTCTGTTCAAACTCTTGCTTCAAATAATACAGGAATTTTAAATTATAAAGGTGATGGAGCTATTTCTGGTAATATTGGAAGTAGTATCACTAATGGAATTAAAGAACTTAATATTAATACTAATAATGAACAAAATACTCCTGATGGCGTTATAGCTGGTGTTGTTGGATTAGCAAGAGAGCTTTATGCTGATGTTGTTGCTCTTGAAAATAACGCTACTTTAACACTTTTAGATAATACAAATATGCTAAATTCAGGTTTAGGTTCTGATAAAATTTTTATTACTACTGATGTAACAAATACAGGAACATTAAATTTCAAAGGAACTTCTAATATCACTGGTCAAGTTGGAGAAAGCAATAAGGTGTTAAATACTATTAATGCAGGAGTAACAGGAGAAACAGTTACTTTTAATGATATGGTATACGCAACAACTTTAAAATATTCTGATAATGGCACTGTTGTATTAAATGGTAATACAACAACTGATACTTCAGAAGGTATTATAGGAACTGTTGATTTAAATAACACTACTGGTACTTTAGAAATAGGAGATGATGTAAATCTAACTACTGGAACATCAGGAATTCAATTTGCTAATGCAAATGATGCCATTTTAAAATTTACAGGTAATTCAACAATTACAGGTGTATTAGGTGGAAATACAACAGGAAACTCTACCTTTGAGAGAATTTATGCTGGTGCAGATGGTTCAACAGTTACATTTAAAAATGATGTTTATGTTGAAGAGAGTAATGATACAACACTTCATGTAAGTGGAACAGGTACAGTTAATTTTGAAGGTAATTTAACAGGTGATTTAATCTATGATGCTGATGGTACTGTAAATGTTAGTGATGCTAAATCAATTATTGTTTCAACTGTTCCTACAGCTGTAAGAACTCAAACTGATAATACTGGAACTTTAAACTTCTTAGGAACTACAACACTTTATAGTGATATAGGTACAGAAACTAAAAAACTTAAAGATGTAACTTTTGCTTTAGAAGGTACAAGTTCTGATACTTATACTCAAACAATAAATAAAAATATATATGCTCAAAATACATATATTGGTAATGGTTCAAATTCTGTAACAGTAAATGTTTCAGATGATATTATTTTTGGTGGGAATCTAGATTTAAAAGATAATACAACTTTAAATGTAAGTGATAATGATATTACTGTTAAAGATACTTTAACAATGGCAAGTAATTCAAAAATTAATTTTAAAGTATATACAACAGATTTAAGTGCAGGTCAAGCAGTTGAAAATGCAGATTCTGGAAGTATAACTTCTAATAGCCTTACGATGGCCAGTGATGCAAAAATTAATATTGATTATGTAGGTAGTTGGTATGGAGCTGGAAAATATAATCTGATTACTTCAAGTAGTGTAAGTGGTACTTATTATGGTACAGAAGCAAATGGTTTAGTAAGTGATAATAGTATTATTGATTCTATTGTAAAAATAGATGGAACAAATCTTACTTTATTTGCTGATAGAACAGGAGGTGGATCTTATGATGCAGATGATTTATATATTGTTAAATCTGAAATAGGAGATCATTATTCAAATGGAGCTTCTCAAGCATTAGCAGGTTATGCTAATGAAGCAAATAGAGAAGGTGCATTAGCTGACATAATTAGAGACCTTGAAGAGTTACAAGGTGGTACAACTCTAAGTGCTGATAAAAAAGCTGAAATGATTAAAACTCAAAAATTATTAGCGCCAGTTGCAAATAATTCAGGAATTCAATCTACAATAATTGCATCAAACCTTGTTTTATCTACAATTAAAGACAGAATGTCTGATGTTAGAGGTTCAACTAGTATGGATTTTATTCCTTATTCTGGATATTCATCTGGAGATTATGGACTTGATAATTCATTATGGATTAAAGCTTTAGCTTCAAAAGCAACTCAAAGTAAGGTAAAAGATTATGATGGTTATGATTCAAAAAGTACTGGATTTGTAGCTGGATATGATAGAACTTTAAAAGATGGTACAACGGTAGGGGTTGCATTAGCTCACTCTAATACACAAATTGACCAAGCAGATTTTAGAAAAGGTGATACTTCTGAAACAAAAAGTACACAACTTACAATTTATACAGAACAAGAGTTTGGAGATGCTTATATAGATGGGTTATTATCTTATGCTAAACACTCAACTGATGCAACTAGAACAGCTAATTCAGGGCAATTATCTTCATCTGTAGATGCTGAACAATTATCAGCTAAGATTGAATTAGGATATAGAGTTTATTTTGAAGATATTGCAACTTTAACACCATTTACCTCTATTGAGTATGGAACATTAAATCAAAAAGCATATACTGAAAAAGGTACTAAATATCAAAACGATGCTTTAAAAGTTGATTCTGTTAAAATGAATAAAGGTACAGTTGGAGTTGGTGCAAAACTTACAACAAATCTAAATCTTGGAGATGCTTTAATTATTCCCGAATTAAGACTTGCAGTTTATAATTCTATTGGAGATACGAATGCTGATATTAAAGCTCAGTATGTTGGTGGTGGAAATCAATTTGTAACCCCAACGGAAGATTTAAATAAAACAATTTATAACGCTGGTGCTGGTCTTAATACAACACTTAGTGACTCTTCAAGTTTGATTTTTGGAGTAGATTATGACAGAAGTAAAGACGGTAAATTTGTAGGATATTCTGGAAATGTATCATTTAAACTTAGTTTCTAA
- a CDS encoding YqiA/YcfP family alpha/beta fold hydrolase, with protein sequence MIIYIHGFASSGFGSKPQKFKEYFEDELITISLPTIPNLAIDTLEQIIEAFLNKEEDVYLVGSSLGGFYALFLANKYDLKAVLINPAVNPWGTLDRYEGVDLVTNFYDNSRFEFTSGHIKSLKNYEVDYIKNPQNFITLLQEEDEVLDFTEAALKLENTELIIEEGGTHSFDGIERYFRKINSFFYN encoded by the coding sequence ATGATAATATATATTCATGGATTTGCAAGTTCAGGCTTTGGTTCTAAACCACAAAAATTTAAAGAGTATTTTGAAGATGAACTAATAACAATTTCACTTCCAACAATCCCAAATTTAGCTATTGATACTTTAGAGCAAATAATTGAAGCTTTTTTAAATAAGGAAGAAGATGTTTATTTAGTAGGTTCATCTCTTGGTGGATTTTATGCTTTATTTCTAGCAAATAAATATGATTTAAAAGCAGTTTTAATAAATCCAGCTGTTAATCCTTGGGGTACTTTGGATAGATATGAAGGTGTTGATTTAGTAACAAATTTTTATGATAATTCAAGATTTGAATTTACAAGTGGTCATATAAAATCTCTTAAAAATTATGAAGTTGATTATATAAAAAACCCACAAAATTTCATAACACTTTTACAAGAAGAAGATGAGGTTTTAGATTTTACTGAAGCTGCTTTAAAACTTGAAAATACTGAACTTATTATTGAAGAGGGTGGAACTCACTCTTTTGATGGAATAGAAAGATATTTCAGAAAAATAAATAGCTTCTTTTATAATTAA
- a CDS encoding ribonuclease HI, producing the protein MNSIKLFTDSSVNPQEKIGFGAYLKIFNENVSLLDMKKDIKTKRFEDTSSTKLELQTLLWALDEIENDSFIEVYTDCQNIIGLEDRRKKLESNAYKSSKGKLMNNHELYKLFFEKIDKLNLVFIKVKGHKKNSLKDNIDEIFNLVDKASRNALRENLTYLK; encoded by the coding sequence ATGAATTCAATAAAACTATTTACTGATTCAAGCGTAAATCCTCAAGAAAAGATAGGTTTTGGTGCTTATTTGAAAATTTTTAATGAAAATGTTTCTCTTCTTGATATGAAAAAAGATATAAAAACTAAAAGATTTGAAGATACAAGTTCTACAAAATTAGAGCTTCAAACACTTCTTTGGGCTTTGGATGAAATAGAAAATGATTCTTTTATTGAAGTTTATACCGATTGTCAAAATATAATAGGCTTGGAAGACAGAAGAAAAAAATTAGAATCAAATGCTTACAAATCATCAAAGGGAAAATTGATGAATAATCATGAATTATATAAACTTTTTTTTGAAAAAATTGATAAATTAAATTTAGTTTTTATAAAAGTAAAAGGGCATAAAAAAAACAGTTTAAAAGATAATATTGATGAGATTTTTAATCTTGTTGATAAAGCTTCAAGAAACGCTTTGAGAGAAAATTTAACTTATCTAAAATAG
- a CDS encoding lipid A deacylase LpxR family protein, with protein MKLFLKIFSICLLSLNLNAQVISAFFENDVVDGQDKHYTNGAAFTYLSNKDTNDLNKYKSGFFDLVSKIPTFNNDTKYQTMGMTISHLTFTPNDSESYNKIIGDVPYAGVVTVDFILYKWEEDFFHQYMLTLGMAGPSTLAKDAQKTYHHITGNNEANGWNNQLSDDFLYNFTYAYGYRTFKHDFSYGKMDIVNNIRVDVGNYNRALMAGGSIRYGNNYPNNFNTVGRFIGANENKLLNLDEKRSKDFAWSVSYGLGYSYTDYFYVTNYDKSYELDKLKDTFIHLFSIDTYFDDFVLSFTYKTSKFVSADYKSEYENWGGINLTYLF; from the coding sequence ATGAAATTATTTCTAAAGATTTTTTCAATTTGTCTTTTGTCTTTAAATTTAAATGCACAAGTAATTTCTGCTTTTTTTGAAAATGATGTTGTAGATGGACAAGACAAACACTATACAAATGGTGCTGCATTTACTTATTTAAGCAATAAAGATACAAATGACTTAAATAAATATAAAAGTGGTTTTTTTGATTTAGTATCAAAAATTCCTACGTTTAACAATGATACTAAATATCAGACTATGGGAATGACTATTTCTCATCTTACTTTTACACCAAATGATTCTGAAAGTTACAATAAAATAATTGGTGATGTACCATATGCAGGTGTTGTAACAGTTGATTTTATTTTATACAAATGGGAAGAAGATTTTTTTCATCAATATATGTTAACTTTAGGAATGGCAGGCCCTAGTACATTAGCCAAAGATGCCCAAAAAACTTATCATCACATAACTGGAAATAATGAAGCAAATGGTTGGAACAATCAATTATCAGATGATTTTTTATATAACTTCACTTATGCTTATGGATATAGAACATTTAAACATGATTTTTCTTATGGTAAAATGGATATTGTAAACAATATCAGAGTTGATGTTGGAAATTATAATAGAGCTTTAATGGCAGGTGGTTCAATTAGATATGGAAATAATTATCCAAACAATTTTAATACTGTTGGAAGATTTATAGGAGCAAATGAAAATAAACTTTTAAATCTTGATGAAAAAAGAAGTAAAGATTTTGCGTGGTCAGTTTCTTATGGTTTAGGTTACTCTTATACAGATTATTTTTATGTAACTAACTATGATAAATCTTATGAATTAGATAAATTAAAAGATACTTTTATTCATCTTTTTTCAATTGATACATATTTCGATGATTTTGTTTTATCTTTTACCTATAAAACTTCAAAATTTGTATCAGCAGATTATAAAAGTGAATATGAAAACTGGGGTGGAATAAATTTAACTTATCTATTTTAG